Proteins co-encoded in one Malus sylvestris chromosome 9, drMalSylv7.2, whole genome shotgun sequence genomic window:
- the LOC126583662 gene encoding probable WRKY transcription factor 72 translates to MLNSNSRSSSAEKKVDQSVGYQEVHSRDLRKESELDNAKAELGEVMEENARLKITLNHMKKDYHSLQLRFFEILKQQASKKAVNVAGHRIIEEPEELLSLCLGRSPREPKSDRETTASSNFTKLAQVDDGEENLMANLTLGLGSDETSLEEPNKNHAEAGGGEASSPPSSKTRKTMRNEDGEPPPQVNAKRARVSVRTRCDAPTMNDGCQWRKYGQKTAKGNPCPRAYYRCTVAPACPVRKQVQRCYEDMSILITTYEGTHNHPLPFTATSMASTTSAAASMLLSGSSTSHPGFGSTATLINGSEFGAFDNSRTQLYMPKSSHPLLSTITLDLTASTSSSSTFPSSLSFCSPSDSNSLPISWGNGYLKYGLPLSDKTQVGSYNLGKASHEYFHQTYAEKIHQASSQVSLTESLTNAITSDPNFKSVIAVALSSMVGGGGGATHRNQGEGCERMGKQLKWDEATHQFTSQK, encoded by the exons ATGCTGAACTCCAATAGCAGATCATCATCTGCAGAAAAGAAAGTTGATCAATCTGTTGGATATCAAGAGGTTCACAGCCGGGATTTAAGAAAG GAGAGTGAACTTGATAATGCCAAAGCTGAATTGGGAGAGGTGATGGAAGAAAATGCTAGGTTAAAAATAACGTTAAATCATATGAAAAAGGATTACCATTCTCTCCAGCTGCGGTTTTTCGAAATCCTCAAGCAACAGGCTTCCAAAAAAGCTGTAAATGTCGCGGGTCATCGAATAATCGAAGAACCGGAGGAGCTCTTGTCTCTTTGTCTTGGAAGAAGTCCAAGGGAGCCTAAAAGTGATCGTGAAACTACTGCCAGTAGCAACTTCACAAAACTTGCACAAGTTGATGATGGTGAAGAGAACTTGATGGCCAATCTTACTCTTGGATTAGGTTCTGATGAGACTAGTTTGGAAGAACCTAATAAGAATCATGCAGAAGCTGGAGGTGGAGAAGCATCGTCGCCACCATCGAGTAAAACGCGGAAGACGATGAGGAATGAAGACGGTGAACCTCCACCGCAGGTCAATGCAAAACGAGCTAGGGTTTCTGTGAGAACTAGATGTGATGCCCCAACG ATGAATGATGGATGCCAATGGAGAAAATATGGACAGAAGACTGCAAAAGGAAATCCATGCCCGCGAGCATACTATCGCTGCACAGTTGCACCAGCGTGCCCTGTGAGAAAGCAG GTGCAAAGATGTTATGAGGATATGTCCATCTTAATCACCACCTATGAAGGAACTCACAACCACCCACTTCCATTCACAGCCACTTCCATGGCTTCCACCACCTCTGCCGCAGCTTCCATGCTGTTGTCCGGCTCTTCCACATCTCACCCGGGTTTCGGTTCCACAGCCACCCTAATCAATGGATCAGAATTTGGTGCCTTCGATAACTCAAGAACACAACTCTACATGCCCAAATCTTCACACCCTTTGCTCTCCACAATCACTCTCGACCTCACTGCCTCTACATCCTCTTCTAGTACGTTTCCTTCAAGTCTAAGCTTTTGCTCCCCGTCAGATTCCAACAGTTTGCCCATAAGTTGGGGCAATGGATACCTTAAATATGGCTTGCCACTGTCCGACAAAACTCAAGTTGGATCCTACAATCTTGGAAAAGCATCCCACGAGTATTTCCATCAAACTTACGCAGAAAAGATCCATCAAGCTTCTTCCCAGGTGTCTTTGACAGAATCACTAACCAATGCAATCACGTCTGACCCGAATTTCAAGTCGGTAATTGCAGTAGCACTTTCATCTATGGTCGGAGGTGGTGGTGGCGCCACCCATAGGAACCAAGGCGAAGGCTGCGAAAGAATGGGAAAACAGTTGAAGTGGGATGAAGCTACTCATCAGTTTACTTCTCAAAAGTGA
- the LOC126583656 gene encoding translation factor GUF1 homolog, mitochondrial-like, translated as MGFLRRASKTLKPSKYSSLLQNNSLSSVSRRNPLRNDFDYCRLGLSHAFCSYSRQNSKENAVDLSQYPTERIRNFSIIAHVDHGKSTLADRLLELTGTIKRGHGQPQYLDKLQVERERGITVKAQTATMFYNYKQSFNSTKDNDGDQKEQGFLLNLIDTPGHVDFSYEVSRSLAACQGALLVVDAAQGVQAQTVANFYLAFESNLTIIPVINKIDQPTADPDRVKAQLKSMFDLDASDALLTSAKTGQGLEHVLPAVIERIPPPPGKSGSPLRMLLLDSYYDEYKGVICHVAVVDGMLRKGDKILSAATGQGYEILDVGFMHPELTPTGVLHTGQVGYVVTGMRSTKEARIGDTLYHNRTTVEPLPGFKAAKHMVFSGLYPAEGSDFEALNHAIERLTCNDASVAVVKESSTALGMGFRCGFLGLLHMDVFHQRLEQEHGAHVISTIPTVPYIFEYSDGSKLEVQNPATLPSNPKQRVTACWEPTVLATIIIPSEYVGPVITLCSERRGEQLEYSFIDSLRVFMKYRLPLREIVVDFYNELKSITSGYASFDYEDAEYQQSDMVKLDILLNGQPVDAMATIVHNLKAQRVGRELVEKLKKHIDRQMFEIIVQAAIGSKIIARETISAMRKNVLAKCYGGDVSRKKKLLEKQKEGKKRMKRVGSVDIPQEAFHDLLKSS; from the exons ATGGGTTTTCTCAGAAGAGCTTCCAAAACCCTGAAACCCTCCAAGTACTCGTCTTTGCTGCAGAACAACTCGCTCTCTAGCGTTTCCAGACGCAACCCACTTCGAAACGACTTCGATTACTGCCGTTTAGGGCTGAGCCATGCGTTTTGCTCCTACTCTCGCCAAAACAGCAAAGAGAACGCTGTAGATTTGAGCCAGTATCCGACGGAGAGGATTCGGAACTTCTCGATAATCGCGCATGTCGATCACGGCAAGTCTACTCTTGCCGACAGGCTTCTGGAGCTCACTGGGACTATCAAGAGAGGCCATGGCCAGCCCCAGTACCTCGACAAATTGCAG GTGGAGAGAGAAAGGGGAATTACTGTTAAGGCGCAGACAGCTACCATGTTCTACAACTACAAGCAGAGTTTTAACAGTACGAAAGACAACGATGGTGACCAAAAAGAACAGGGCTTTTTATTAAATCTGATTGACACGCCTGGTCATGTGGATTTTAGCTATGAAGTATCAAGATCTCTAGCTGCTTGCCAAGGTGCCCTTTTGGTTGTTGATGCTGCACAGGGTGTTCAAGCACAAACTGTTGCAAACTTCTATCTTGCCTTTGAATCCAACCTGACAATAATACCCGTTATTAACAAGATTGACCAGCCAACTGCTGATCCTGATCGTGTTAAAGCTCAACTAAAATCAATGTTTGACCTTGACGCCAGTGATGCTCTTTTAACATCAGCCAAAACAGGCCAGGGTCTTGAGCATGTCCTTCCCGCAGTCATAGAACGCATTCCACCGCCTCCTGGGAAGAGTGGTTCACCCTTACGTATGCTTTTACTGGATTCATACTACGACGAATATAAAGGAGTTATATGCCATGTTGCAGTTGTTGATGGCATGCTGCGCAAGGGGGACAAAATTTTATCTGCTGCAACTGGCCAAGGTTATGAAATTTTGGATGTCGGGTTCATGCATCCTGAGCTAACTCCTACTGGAGTTCTTCATACTGGACAAGTGGGGTATGTTGTTACTGGTATGCGCTCGACCAAAGAGGCGCGAATTGGAGACACACTTTATCATAATCGAACCACTGTTGAGCCCCTTCCAG GGTTCAAGGCTGCAAAACATATGGTATTCTCTGGTCTTTACCCTGCTGAAGGATCTGATTTTGAAGCACTCAACCATGCGATTGAGAGACTGACCTGCAATGATGCCAGTGTAGCTGTTGTCAAGGAGAGTAGCACGGCACTAGGTATGGGTTTTAG GTGTGGTTTCTTAGGATTACTCCACATGGATGTTTTTCACCAACGGCTTGAACAG GAGCATGGAGCTCATGTTATTTCTACCATTCCAACTGTTCCTTACATTTTTGAGTATTCTGATGGAAG CAAACTTGAAGTTCAGAATCCTGCCACATTGCCCTCGAACCCCAAGCAACGAGTAACAGCTTGTTGGGAACCCACAGTTCTAGCTACCATCATTATTCCTAGTGA GTATGTGGGGCCTGTCATCACCCTTTGCTCTGAGCGGAGAGGGGAGCAGTTGGAGTATTCATTCATAGACAG TCTACGAGTCTTTATGAAATATCGCTTGCCTCTGAGGGAAATTGTTGTCGACTTTTACAATGAATTGAAGAGTATTACATCAGGATATGCATCATTTGATTACGAGGATGCAGA ATACCAACAATCTGATATGGTCAAACTTGATATCCTTTTGAATGGACAACCGGTTGATGCAATGGCAACAATAGTTCATAACTTGAAGGCGCAACGTGTTGGTCGAGAACTGGTGGAGAAGTTGAAGAAACACATAGACAG GCAAATGTTTGAGATAATAGTACAAGCTGCAATTGGCTCAAAGATTATTGCAAGAGAGAC GATATCTGCCATGAGGAAAAATGTTCTGGCCAAGTGTTATGGTGGAGATGTCTCTCGAAAGAAGAAGCTGttagaaaagcaaaaggaaggaaagaaacGAATGAAGCGTGTCGGTTCTGTTGATATACCTCAGGAGGCATTTCATGATCTACTAAAGAGTTCATAG
- the LOC126583681 gene encoding WRKY transcription factor 72A-like: MLNSNSRSSSAEKKVDQSVGYQEVHSRDLRKESELDNDKAELGEVMEENARLKMTLNHMEKDYHSLQLRFFDILKLQASKKAVNVSGHRIIEEPEELLSLCLGRSPREPKSDR, encoded by the exons ATGCTGAACTCCAATAGCAGATCATCATCTGCAGAAAAGAAAGTTGATCAATCTGTTGGATATCAGGAGGTTCACAGTCGGGATTTAAGAAAG GAGAGTGAACTTGATAATGACAAGGCTGAATTGGGAGAGGTGATGGAAGAAAATGCTAGGTTAAAAATGACGTTAAATCATATGGAGAAGGATTACCATTCTCTCCAGCTGCGGTTTTTCGACATCCTCAAGCTACAGGCTTCCAAAAAAGCTGTAAATGTCTCGGGTCACCGAATAATTGAAGAACCGGAGGAGCTCTTGTCTCTTTGTCTTGGAAGAAGTCCAAGGGAGCCTAAAAGTGATCGTTAA
- the LOC126583668 gene encoding plant cysteine oxidase 2-like, whose product MGIEMVAPNRKGNKEFLELAEVTNSKSKTRKCRRRQRKMSPVQKLYETCKEVFSSGGAGVIPPADDIQRLSSVLGAIKPADVGLTPDLPYFRMTVARRTPAITYLHLYECEKFSMGIFCLPPSGILPLHNHPGMTVFSKLLFGTMHIKSYDWVADASERTLASAPEKTLASAPESAPEKTLASAPEETLASTPGKTLASANPSLVGCSLVQAPPGVRLAKVKADADFTAACDPSILYPADGGNMHCFTAVTACAVLDVLGPPYSDPDGRHCQYYIDHPFPRFPDGGVSVPEDEKDGYAWLEEREKPDDLAVVGAIYRGPRIQEN is encoded by the exons ATGGGGATTGAGATGGTGGCGCCCAATCGCAAAGGCAATAAGGAGTTTCTGGAATTGGCGGAGGTGACGAATTCGAAAAGCAAGACCAGAAAGTGCCGGCGGCGTCAGCGGAAGATGTCGCCGGTTCAGAAGCTGTACGAGACTTGCAAGGAAGTCTTTTCGTCTGGTGGGGCCGGGGTTATACCCCCCGCTGATGATATCCAACGGCTATCCTCTGTTTTGG GTGCCATTAAGCCTGCTGATGTCGGCCTGACTCCTGATTTGCCGTACTTCAGGATGACAGTAGCTAGACGAACCCCGGCAATAACCTACCTGCACCTTTACGAGTGCGAAAAATTTTCG ATGGGGATATTTTGCTTGCCGCCTTCCGGTATCCTACCGCTTCATAATCACCCTGGAATGACTGTATTCAGTAAGCTTCTGTTTGGGACAATGCACATCAAATCCTATGATTGGGTGGCTGATGCCTCGGAGAGGACATTGGCAAGTGCCCCGGAGAAGACGTTGGCAAGTGCCCCGGAGAGTGCCCCGGAGAAGACATTGGCAAGTGCCCCGGAGGAAACGTTGGCAAGTACGCCGGGGAAAACATTGGCAAGTGCGAATCCTTCATTAG TTGGATGTTCTCTCGTTCAAGCACCGCCTGGTGTTCGTCTGGCTAAAGTTAAGGCTGACGCTGATTTCACTGCTGCTTGCGACCCTTCCATCCTCTATCCAGCTGATGGAGGCAACATGCATTGCTTCACAGCAGTGACAGCATGCGCAGTGCTCGATGTGCTTGGCCCTCCATATTCTGATCCTGACGGTCGGCACTGCCAATACTACATTGATCACCCATTCCCTCGTTTCCCAG ATGGGGGAGTATCTGTGCCAGAAGATGAGAAGGACGGCTATGCTTGgcttgaagagagagagaaacctgATGACTTAGCTGTAGTTGGAGCCATCTACAGAGGCCCCAGAATACAGGAGAATTGA